GGAGAGGACTCGCTCTAAGCGTTCGCGTTAGCGTCTCGTAGAGAAGCTATGCCGTTGGCGCAGCCTCTCGTAGAGCAGGCTGCGCCAACGGCTGGCTTCCCTACATATCTAATTACTGAACCGTAAATCCTTCAGGTCTGATTGCGTCTTGTAAATCAGCCCCTAACAGGTTTGCACCCTGGATGTTCGCATTTGTGAGATTTGTCTTTTCCAAGTCAGCTTTTTGTAGATTAGCTGCTTGCAGATTAGCTCCTAGCAAGTTTGTTTTCTCTAGGTCTGCATCAAATAGGTTTGCTCCTACTAGGTTTGCTCCCGCTACATTTGCCTTGCCTAAATCTGCTCCTTGTAAATTTGCAGCTTGCAAGTTTGTTTGCTGTAAGTTAGCTCTCTCTAAATCTGCTCCTTGCAAATTAGCATTCTCTAAGTTTGCCGCTTGCAGGTTTGCATCCTTTAAAGTAGCCCCAATCAAATTACACCCGACACATTCATTAGTTTGTAGTAAATGTCTAACGTTTGCTGCTACAGACTGTACTGGCGCTACAACCGGAGATATCACTGGCGCTGATGTGGTTTCTGTTGGCGATACAACTGGAGCTGATATAGATTCTGTGGGTACAGATGGTGTTACTGATTGAGCTTTGGCGCTGGGTTGGTCAAGCAGAGAAATTCCCGCTACAAGTACTAGAAATACTGCTGTTACAATCCAGTTTGTTAATTTTTTTGAGTTTAGTTTATTCATTAGTTCCTTCCTGTTACGATTTGCAGTCGTTGTTTTGCTTTTGTAAGAGCTATTCATAAAATCGCTTTATATTCACTGTAAATAACTTGATTGATAAGAGCAAATATCATTACTGTTTAAATTCATAAATTTTAGTGATTAAAAAAGTTAGTGATTGAGTGAGATTAAGGAGAAAGATCAACTAAATATTTTGTGTAGCAAATTGCGCTGTGCTGGAGGCGATCTCGCATTTTGCTAGTTTTAGCCAGGCTGCTTATCGCCAAATTCTTAATGAGATAACATTGCCAGACTAGGTAAGAGTTGAAACGTTCCACTTTTCATCATGATCGAGAATCCCAGGTAGATTAAGACAAACGGGAAAACTTTGCGACCATAGCGAGTCAGAACGGGAGCCATCAGAGGATTGCGAGTCAGGTTGTAAGAGAGCAAGCACCACATCCCTACAGTCAAATAGCAAACACATAGAATTACTCCCAAACTTGGAAGATTACTGCTAGCAAACAACGGTACATATATCCCAATGTTGTTTGCTCCATTGGCAATGGTGACTGCTGACACACGGTAGGTTTGCGGATCGCGGATGGTTGCCCATATTGATTTTTTACAACGCGGAGAATGATTAGGAGTTAAATTAACTGATACAGCTTGTACTGTCTCTACAGCCTCTTCTCGGCTCATGAGATGACTGATACCAATCGCAATGGGAAGTATACCTAGCAATCCAATCCAGGCTTCAGGAATAACTAAACCGCCGATGAAACCAGGGAGACTTGCAAACACTAATGCAGTAAATCCAAGAAATTCACCGATAATAATATGCTTGGGACGAAAGGTGTGATTGATTTTTCCGAAAAATGCCGTCAAATATAAGTTGTCGTCAAAGGTGGTTGCAAAAGCCGCAGATATGCCAATAATTACTGTACTAATCAGCCAACTCATAATCTTTACTCCCTATGATTCAATGCTGTTTTTTAGCCCTTCCTAGTTCTTCTCTGCTTCTCTATCTGAGGCAGCACAAGGGATTTTTAGACTGTTTTGCCTAGCCTTAGCCACTTGAGGTTAGCTAGTTATCAGTCAATTTCCCTGTGTTTAGAATTTTTGGAGGTAATCGCCACCAAATCAAGTTGGTGATTTCTTTCTCAGCAAGGTACCTTGGGAGCGCATGAACTTTATATTATGACTATCCCCTAGATAAGAGCAAATATCCTTTTTTTTTAAAACGATAAATACAAGTAATTAATAGCTGAAGTATAAGGAAGGTTACAACAAGGAGATAGTGTCAGATGTGCGCGTAAGATAATTCCTATAAAAATTAGTCACTTTATCTCTCATTTAAAATTTTCTTCAGAGAATAATGTTGAACTTTTGTATTTATGTACTTTCGTAACTAGGAAGTTTCAATAATAAAAACGGGATACCTATAGATGGCGGCTTGTCGTCAGATATTCGGATGTTAATATGACTAATCGCGCCCTCATTACTTCTGTTAGAAGATTTCTGATAATGTTTGATTTATAACTTGTAATTATGCTAACCAGTGTTGATCGTTTATTATTTGTCCGGCGAGTCCCGATTTTTAAGGAATTGCGGGATGATTTTATTGTGCGGCTGACCTCAGTGATGGATGAACTGTCATTTCCAGCTAATTACACCATTTTTAGACAGGGTGAAGAAGGGCGATCGCTTTATATTGTTGTTTCAGGTCGGGTTAAAGTTCATATTGGCGATAAACAACTGGCAGAGGTAGAGCAGGGAAAATACTTTGGTGAGATGGCAGTATTTGATACACAACCCCGTTCTGCAACGGCAACGACTTTAGAACCTTGTGAATTTTTGGAATTAACGCAAGAGCAACTTTATGACGCAATTGAAGAAACTCCCGAAATTGCAGTGAACATCATTCGGGAATTATCGCGTTTGATTCGCAAGCTGAATGACGACATGAACGTGACCGCTTCAGGTCGTCAAAATAATTCGTAATTCGTAATTCGTAATTCGTAATTCGTAATTCGTAATTATCAATTATGAATTATTAAACTTAAGGCATTGCTGGAGAAACCGCTGCGGAATCTCTACACTTTCTCCCCAATGCAAATGAATATAAGACGCATGAACATTAGCAGGCAAACCCCATCCTTCACATCCCATATTTTCGTCACAATCAAAGCGATAAGTTTCAAACAAAGGCTGATTGGGAGTTGAGATTAAACGGGAACGATGAAACTCATGCCCGTAAATATTTGTGCCTGTTGATCCTAGTAAATTATCTTGCAAAGCTACTGCACGACGATATCCCAAGGTAAGACCCCCACCCATTACAGCAGATGTGGGTAAGATTTCCACCATCGACCAAGGTTTACCCTCAAAATCGACAATTTGCTCACACAAATACATCAATCCCCCACATTCAGCAACTGTGGGCATTCCTTTCATAATTGCTGTTTTCACTGCATCACGCACGCTGAAATTTTCTGCTAATTGTTGAGCAAAAACTTCTGGGAAACCACCACCGAAATACATTCCCTGCACATCTTTTGGTAATCCAGTATCTTCTAAAGGACTCCAGAAAACTAGTTCTGCACCTAATTGTTGTAGCAAGTCGAGATTGTCTTGGTAATAGAAATTAAAAGCGCGATCGCGCGCGACGGCAATTTTCAAAGAGGAGGGGGGGAAAGGAGGAGAGGGAGAGGGGGAGAGGGGGGGAGATTTTAATAGGGGTAACAAGTTTTGCCAGTCAAAGCAGGTGTCGCCTAAATCCGCAAAGTGATTAATTAAAGCATTCAGTTGGGGAAGTTCTGCTGTCGGTACTAAACCCAGATGGCGATCAGGGATTGTGATGTTATCCTGACGCCTTAGCACGCCGAGAATTGGTAATTGTAAAGGTTCTAAAGAGTCTTTGAGAAGAGAGAGGTGGCGATCGCTTCCGACTCTATTTAATACCACTCCAGCAATTTTAATTGTCGGATCAAAAGAGCGGTAGCCGTGAGCGATCGCAGCTACAGAACCAGACAACCGACTACAATCAATCACCAATAATACAGGCAAATCTAACAGCCGTGCGATGTGAGCTGTACTGGCAAAAGAAGTCGGGGATTGTGAATTGCATTTTTCCGAATCCCCAGTCCCTAGTCCCCAATCCCTAGCCCCCTTCACCCCATCAAACAACCCCATCACTCCTTCCACGAGAGCATATTCACTCATTTGGCTATGACGAGCAAAACATTGCTGAACGTAAGCTTCAGATGTCAATACAGGGTCTAAATTACGACAAGCACGACCAGTAACGTGCTGATGAAACATTGGGTCAATATAATCTGGGCCAACCTTGAAAGATTGTACTGTGCGATCGCGACGACACAAAGATGCTAAAAGGGTGAGCGTGACTGTTGTCTTACCCACCCCGCTACGTTCTCCTGCAATGACTAAAGCCATAAATAGAAAATATAAAGTGTTACAGCAGTTTGCCAGTAAATTAAGTACAGTGTCTAATGTCTAAATTTAAAAGCTATTATGACTTACGCATTGACAGGAAAGACCAAATATGAATGATTTACTTGTGGCTGCTGACTCTTGTACAGACGCGTAGACGCAGGGAGTGCGGCTTCTCGTAAGAGTATAATCAAGTCTCTAATCCTGAATTTTGCTGTATGTATATTGCTCCAAATAAAAACATTATTTTATCAAGTTATAGCTAATGGATTTTCTGACAATTTTAGGATTAGCTGCTGCCACAATAACCACAATCTCTTTCTTGCCACAAATGATTAAAACTTGGCAAAGTAAATCAGCAAAAGATGTTTCTCTGGTTACGCTGATTACATTTATAACTGGTATTTTTTTGTGGTTAATTTATGGATTATATCTACAATCGTTACCGATTATTCTTGCTAACGGCGTGACATTGATTTTTAACTTCATAATTCTATGGCTTAAAATTAAATAT
This region of Nostoc sp. UHCC 0302 genomic DNA includes:
- a CDS encoding cyclic nucleotide-binding domain-containing protein, with protein sequence MLTSVDRLLFVRRVPIFKELRDDFIVRLTSVMDELSFPANYTIFRQGEEGRSLYIVVSGRVKVHIGDKQLAEVEQGKYFGEMAVFDTQPRSATATTLEPCEFLELTQEQLYDAIEETPEIAVNIIRELSRLIRKLNDDMNVTASGRQNNS
- a CDS encoding SemiSWEET transporter, with protein sequence MDFLTILGLAAATITTISFLPQMIKTWQSKSAKDVSLVTLITFITGIFLWLIYGLYLQSLPIILANGVTLIFNFIILWLKIKYR
- a CDS encoding pentapeptide repeat-containing protein: MNKLNSKKLTNWIVTAVFLVLVAGISLLDQPSAKAQSVTPSVPTESISAPVVSPTETTSAPVISPVVAPVQSVAANVRHLLQTNECVGCNLIGATLKDANLQAANLENANLQGADLERANLQQTNLQAANLQGADLGKANVAGANLVGANLFDADLEKTNLLGANLQAANLQKADLEKTNLTNANIQGANLLGADLQDAIRPEGFTVQ
- a CDS encoding cobyrinate a,c-diamide synthase; the protein is MALVIAGERSGVGKTTVTLTLLASLCRRDRTVQSFKVGPDYIDPMFHQHVTGRACRNLDPVLTSEAYVQQCFARHSQMSEYALVEGVMGLFDGVKGARDWGLGTGDSEKCNSQSPTSFASTAHIARLLDLPVLLVIDCSRLSGSVAAIAHGYRSFDPTIKIAGVVLNRVGSDRHLSLLKDSLEPLQLPILGVLRRQDNITIPDRHLGLVPTAELPQLNALINHFADLGDTCFDWQNLLPLLKSPPLSPSPSPPFPPSSLKIAVARDRAFNFYYQDNLDLLQQLGAELVFWSPLEDTGLPKDVQGMYFGGGFPEVFAQQLAENFSVRDAVKTAIMKGMPTVAECGGLMYLCEQIVDFEGKPWSMVEILPTSAVMGGGLTLGYRRAVALQDNLLGSTGTNIYGHEFHRSRLISTPNQPLFETYRFDCDENMGCEGWGLPANVHASYIHLHWGESVEIPQRFLQQCLKFNNS
- a CDS encoding cadmium resistance transporter; amino-acid sequence: MSWLISTVIIGISAAFATTFDDNLYLTAFFGKINHTFRPKHIIIGEFLGFTALVFASLPGFIGGLVIPEAWIGLLGILPIAIGISHLMSREEAVETVQAVSVNLTPNHSPRCKKSIWATIRDPQTYRVSAVTIANGANNIGIYVPLFASSNLPSLGVILCVCYLTVGMWCLLSYNLTRNPLMAPVLTRYGRKVFPFVLIYLGFSIMMKSGTFQLLPSLAMLSH